From a single Calothrix sp. NIES-2098 genomic region:
- a CDS encoding cytochrome b559 beta subunit: MTSGNNINQPVTYPIFTVRWLAVHTLGVPTVFFLGAIAAMQFIQR, encoded by the coding sequence ATGACTAGCGGCAACAACATCAATCAACCAGTTACCTATCCAATTTTTACAGTTAGATGGCTGGCAGTTCACACCTTAGGTGTGCCAACCGTCTTCTTCTTGGGCGCGATCGCCGCAATGCAGTTTATTCAACGCTAG
- a CDS encoding cytochrome b559 alpha subunit, whose protein sequence is MSGTTGERPFSDIITSVRYWVIHSITIPALFIAGWLFVSTGLAYDVFGTPRPNEYFTEVRQEVPIVNNRFEAKKQVETYIGK, encoded by the coding sequence ATGTCAGGTACCACTGGAGAACGTCCGTTTTCGGACATTATTACCAGCGTTCGTTACTGGGTAATTCACAGCATCACCATCCCAGCATTATTTATTGCTGGTTGGTTATTCGTCAGCACCGGACTGGCTTATGATGTTTTTGGTACACCCCGCCCCAATGAGTATTTCACCGAAGTGCGTCAAGAAGTACCCATTGTGAATAACCGTTTTGAAGCGAAAAAGCAAGTAGAAACTTATATCGGAAAGTAG
- a CDS encoding group 3 sigma 37-type sigma factor, whose amino-acid sequence MPTTATNELKHETWQLLREYQQSRSETVRNQLVKLNFGLVRREAHYWMNQCHENYEDLLQVGCLGLIRAIEKFEISKGYAFSSFTIPYIRGEIQHYLRDKGVTVRIPRRYLALQQQAIGVSRSLRAQYNRQPTDSEVAAALEISPDEWQEIKLAWINRAPLSLDVPIQDGEEGATSLGELVPDPHYRSFQLAQEDQIRLQQALVQLEQRTREVLECVFLHDLTQKQVADHLGISVVTVSRRVKKGLDLLKNLMGVVED is encoded by the coding sequence ATGCCTACCACAGCCACCAATGAACTGAAGCATGAAACTTGGCAGTTATTGCGAGAATATCAGCAATCACGCTCAGAAACCGTTCGCAATCAACTGGTTAAACTTAATTTTGGACTGGTGAGAAGAGAAGCTCACTACTGGATGAATCAATGCCATGAAAACTACGAAGACTTGTTGCAAGTCGGCTGTTTGGGTCTAATCAGGGCTATCGAAAAATTTGAAATTTCTAAAGGATATGCCTTTAGTTCTTTTACTATTCCCTATATTCGTGGTGAAATTCAGCACTACTTGCGAGATAAAGGTGTCACCGTACGCATTCCCCGACGCTACTTAGCATTGCAACAGCAAGCAATAGGAGTTTCGCGTTCTTTACGCGCACAATATAACCGTCAACCTACGGACTCTGAAGTAGCAGCAGCATTAGAAATTTCTCCTGATGAATGGCAAGAAATCAAATTAGCTTGGATTAATCGTGCACCTTTAAGCCTAGATGTACCAATACAAGATGGAGAAGAAGGCGCTACAAGTCTAGGAGAATTAGTTCCAGATCCTCACTACCGGAGTTTTCAATTAGCCCAAGAAGATCAAATTCGCTTACAACAAGCATTGGTACAGTTAGAACAGCGTACCCGTGAAGTTTTGGAATGCGTATTTTTACATGATTTGACACAGAAACAAGTAGCAGACCATTTAGGAATTAGTGTAGTTACGGTTTCTCGTAGGGTCAAGAAAGGGTTAGATTTGTTGAAAAATCTGATGGGTGTAGTTGAAGATTAA
- the psaI gene encoding photosystem I protein PsaI precursor: MATELFPSILASTSYLPALFVPIIGWGVPIAVFAFLFLYIEREDIA; encoded by the coding sequence ATGGCAACTGAATTATTTCCTTCCATCTTGGCTAGTACTTCCTACTTGCCTGCTCTCTTCGTTCCTATCATTGGTTGGGGTGTACCGATCGCAGTATTTGCGTTTTTGTTTCTATACATTGAACGCGAAGATATTGCCTAA
- a CDS encoding photosystem II manganese-stabilizing protein PsbO gives MRYRALIVAFLALCLGLITACSDGSSASSKDILTYEQIRGTGLANKCPQLAETSRGSIPLNSSQSYTIKELCLEPTNFFVKEEPANKRQEAEFVAGKLLTRYTSTIDQVQGDLKINSDNSLTFVEKDGLDFQAITVQLPGGERVPFLFTIKNLVAQTQPGLNSVNTSTDFEGTFKVPSYRGAAFLDPKGRGVVTGYDNAVALPAQADDEELTRTNVKRAESLSGKISLQIAKVDSASGEIAGTFESEQPSDTDLGAGEPKEVKIRGLFYARVEPTQS, from the coding sequence ATGAGGTATCGCGCTTTAATTGTTGCATTTTTGGCTTTGTGCTTGGGGCTAATAACTGCTTGTAGTGATGGTTCATCTGCTAGCAGTAAAGATATACTTACATACGAACAAATTCGCGGCACTGGCTTGGCTAACAAATGCCCCCAATTGGCAGAAACAAGCCGAGGTTCGATTCCCTTAAATTCTAGCCAGTCCTACACCATTAAAGAACTTTGCTTAGAACCAACTAATTTCTTCGTCAAAGAAGAACCCGCTAATAAACGGCAAGAAGCAGAATTTGTTGCTGGTAAGTTGTTAACCAGGTACACCTCCACAATCGACCAAGTGCAAGGCGATTTGAAAATTAATTCAGATAATAGCCTGACATTTGTGGAAAAAGATGGTCTTGACTTCCAAGCTATCACTGTGCAACTTCCTGGTGGTGAGCGAGTACCTTTCCTCTTCACTATCAAAAACTTAGTTGCTCAAACACAACCTGGTTTAAATAGCGTTAATACTTCCACAGATTTTGAAGGCACATTTAAAGTACCTTCCTATCGTGGTGCGGCTTTCTTAGATCCTAAAGGTCGCGGTGTTGTTACTGGCTATGATAATGCTGTGGCTCTCCCTGCCCAAGCGGATGATGAAGAACTTACCCGCACTAATGTTAAGCGTGCTGAAAGTCTAAGCGGTAAAATTTCGCTACAAATAGCAAAAGTAGATAGTGCTAGTGGTGAAATTGCAGGTACTTTCGAGAGCGAACAGCCATCTGATACCGATTTAGGTGCTGGCGAACCTAAGGAAGTCAAGATTCGTGGTCTGTTCTACGCTCGAGTTGAACCAACTCAGAGCTAA
- a CDS encoding glycosyl hydrolase, BNR repeat protein produces the protein MHAILKSWQRIFAVLIVVLMCIGCSKVPSTSYNPWAVISVPTEAKLFDIAFTENPQHGYIVGSNATILETNDGGDTWKPLNLALDDARYRFDAISFAGKEGWIAGEPGLLLHTTDEGRSWSRIPLSEKLPGNPISISALGPDAAEMATDVGAIYQTKDGGKNWKAQVEAAVGVVRNLERSPDGKYVAVSAKGSFYSTWEPGQNAWVPHNRNSSRRVENMGFADNGQMWMLARGGQVQFSDPSKPEEWQEAQNPELSTSWGLLDLAYRTPDDIWVGGGSGNLLHSADGGKNWEKDRDVETVAANFYKIVFFQPDQGFIIGDRGILLKYNPNVAKTPQSEPA, from the coding sequence ATGCACGCAATTTTGAAAAGTTGGCAACGAATATTTGCCGTATTGATAGTTGTCCTGATGTGTATAGGTTGTAGCAAAGTCCCCTCTACCAGCTATAACCCCTGGGCAGTTATTTCTGTCCCCACAGAAGCAAAGCTGTTTGATATTGCTTTTACAGAAAATCCTCAGCATGGCTACATAGTCGGTAGCAATGCCACCATTTTAGAAACCAATGACGGTGGTGATACTTGGAAACCCTTAAACCTAGCACTGGATGACGCTAGGTATCGCTTTGATGCTATTAGTTTTGCTGGTAAAGAAGGGTGGATTGCTGGAGAGCCTGGTTTGCTACTGCATACTACTGATGAAGGTCGTTCTTGGTCGCGCATTCCTCTAAGTGAAAAACTACCTGGTAATCCCATCAGTATCAGTGCGTTAGGGCCAGATGCAGCGGAGATGGCTACTGATGTAGGAGCAATCTATCAAACCAAAGATGGCGGTAAAAACTGGAAAGCCCAAGTCGAAGCAGCAGTTGGCGTGGTACGTAACTTAGAAAGATCGCCCGATGGGAAGTATGTTGCTGTTTCCGCTAAAGGTAGCTTCTACTCCACTTGGGAACCAGGACAAAATGCTTGGGTTCCCCATAACCGTAATAGTTCCCGTCGCGTAGAGAACATGGGTTTTGCTGACAATGGGCAAATGTGGATGCTCGCACGGGGGGGTCAGGTGCAATTTAGCGACCCAAGCAAACCTGAAGAGTGGCAAGAAGCACAAAATCCCGAATTATCTACCAGCTGGGGTTTACTGGATTTAGCCTATCGCACGCCTGATGATATTTGGGTAGGTGGCGGTAGCGGTAATTTACTGCACAGTGCAGATGGTGGTAAAAATTGGGAAAAAGACCGGGATGTAGAAACAGTCGCTGCTAACTTTTACAAAATTGTATTTTTCCAGCCCGACCAAGGATTTATCATTGGCGATCGCGGCATACTCCTGAAATATAACCCCAATGTTGCCAAAACTCCCCAGTCAGAGCCAGCTTAA
- a CDS encoding rubredoxin-type Fe(Cys)4 protein, protein MSEQSEPAVETQVLDRYECRSCGYIYEPEKGDDKYDIPPGRSFAELPLNWRCPVCSAKKQAFTNIGPAGQASGFRENLGYGLGVNTLTPTQKNLLIFGALALAFLFFLSLYGLQ, encoded by the coding sequence ATGAGCGAACAAAGCGAACCAGCTGTTGAGACTCAAGTGTTAGACCGCTACGAGTGTCGCTCCTGCGGTTACATTTATGAACCTGAGAAGGGAGATGACAAATATGATATTCCCCCTGGAAGATCTTTCGCAGAACTGCCCTTAAATTGGCGCTGTCCAGTGTGTAGTGCAAAGAAGCAAGCTTTCACTAACATCGGCCCAGCAGGCCAAGCATCGGGCTTTCGAGAAAATCTTGGTTACGGCTTAGGTGTCAACACCTTGACACCAACCCAAAAAAACCTCCTGATTTTCGGCGCTTTGGCACTTGCTTTCTTATTTTTTCTCAGTCTCTACGGGTTACAATAG